Proteins co-encoded in one Xyrauchen texanus isolate HMW12.3.18 chromosome 19, RBS_HiC_50CHRs, whole genome shotgun sequence genomic window:
- the sh2d1ab gene encoding SH2 domain-containing protein 1A isoform X2, with amino-acid sequence MESLSVYHGAISRDMCERRLCEAGKDGSYLIRDSESVPGAYCLCVLCKGFVYTYRLQQDTAGSWAAETAPGQNKRLFRKVKNLITAFEKPDQGIAVPLLYPVTVQKFGQNIPH; translated from the exons ATGGAATCACTTTCTGTTTATCACGGGGCCATCAGCCGAGACATGTGTGAGAGACGCTTGTGTGAAGCAGGTAAAGATGGGAGCTATTTAATTCGAGACAGTGAGAGTGTGCCTGGAGCGTACTGCCTCTGTGTTCT ATGTAAAGGTTTTGTCTACACATACAGACTTCAGCAGGACACAGCAGGCTCATGGGCAGCAGAG acagcaCCTGGTCAAAATAAACGTTTGTTCCGGAAAGTCAAGAATTTGATAACTGCATTTGAGAAACCAGACCAGGGCATTGCAGTTCCCTTGCTCTACCCCGTAACGGTCCAGAAGTTCGGCCAGAATATTCCCCATTAG
- the sh2d1ab gene encoding SH2 domain-containing protein 1A isoform X1, with protein sequence MESLSVYHGAISRDMCERRLCEAGKDGSYLIRDSESVPGAYCLCVLCKGFVYTYRLQQDTAGSWAAEGRGGLEPIPANIGRKAGDTLDRSPVIKTAPGQNKRLFRKVKNLITAFEKPDQGIAVPLLYPVTVQKFGQNIPH encoded by the exons ATGGAATCACTTTCTGTTTATCACGGGGCCATCAGCCGAGACATGTGTGAGAGACGCTTGTGTGAAGCAGGTAAAGATGGGAGCTATTTAATTCGAGACAGTGAGAGTGTGCCTGGAGCGTACTGCCTCTGTGTTCT ATGTAAAGGTTTTGTCTACACATACAGACTTCAGCAGGACACAGCAGGCTCATGGGCAGCAGAG ggtcgcggggggctggagcctatcccagctaacattgggcgaaaggcgggggacaccctggacaggtcgccagtcattAAA acagcaCCTGGTCAAAATAAACGTTTGTTCCGGAAAGTCAAGAATTTGATAACTGCATTTGAGAAACCAGACCAGGGCATTGCAGTTCCCTTGCTCTACCCCGTAACGGTCCAGAAGTTCGGCCAGAATATTCCCCATTAG